The DNA sequence TCTGTTTAAGTCCACTTAGGTTTTGACCACCATTCAAGTCTTCCCATTCAGATTCTTCTTTGACTGGTACAGAGCGAGTCAGATTCTTttcactgaggaaaaaaaatcaaaagtagaaaaataataactttattttaaaagtacAATCTTTGCTTGAAATTGCAGCAGAATGAAGCAATAAAGTCGTCAGGTTGTCAAATTGAGCAGCCTTAATTCCATATCAGCACTGAAACCTCGAGAGCCTtgtgattcaagaaaaatggaGATTTTGATGACTAAAAGGGTTCTTTTATTCAAACAGATCGAAGGTTTGACTGAGCGGATAAACAATTAAACAATTAACTACATGGGCAACTGGATTACAATGATAATATTTAGCTGAATCATTGTAGAATTATTGTCCAGAGTTGTTATGTTTTTGCAGGGCAGTTCTTCCAAAATGTATTGTATACACTCTCATTACATATATGGGGGCTTATTCGGATCAATGTATTGCTGGGTGGAATGGCTGTAAAAGAGGAGAACGGAGATTTGATAGCTAATGCTATTTGATTTAGATTCAGGAGGTAACATCAGTGCCCTGAACTAGAAAACACTTATTGAAAACATCGTCTCGTTTGATGTTGTTTTTCAGGAATAAATGAATTGATATTGAGTGTTTCAGAATATTATAGATATCAAAAATATCTATCTTTTGCCTACAAGATTTGAACCAtctattttcaatttaatcttcttttggggggggagggggattaaAAATCCCATTCTGCATCTAGTTTCCAGCACAGATGTGTTGGAACCGATAAAGAATTGATTTAAAGTTAATGCTGACTAAaaagcccaattttttttttccttcacaaGTTTTAAGTAGCCTCCattggctaatcccacgcttaccaccagccccaggtgaccattgtcTGAGACCATCAACCTCAGGTCACCTGGCCTTCATTCAATTCAGATGGTCAAACTTCTCTTTCAATTTCATTCCGCTTTTGTCAGATGAAAAGTTGGATTGCGCCATACTAACACGAGAACACAACAACCACGTGAAAAGATAATTAAACTTGGTTTGGATGACAGCTGATTGtgactgaaaataattttaaaatatttttctactgATTCAGTTCAAATTTGTACTAACTACCTATTTGGACAATCAATGagagaaattgaaggagaatttcaattttagttAATGTTGTTAGTAGTATGGTAAATTTATTAGGCtaggaagagagaaaattacCTCACTAATACACGGCTGCAAAGACAATAGATGTAGTCTACGTCATTTTCATACTTCAATGATAGTTCAACTAAAGGCTCGTAGGAAATAACGGTAGAATCTTCACTCATTGCTCtaaaatagggggaaaaaaaacaagttaaaaaagataaatatgGATTGCCGTCACTACATTTTGACATCAACATTGTCGATAGTTTTCATTTTATCGAGACTTCTGATAATCGTATCTGTAAAAGGGCCTTAAAGTACTTACTTCTTTCTTGTGAATTGTAAATTGCACTATTCACTATCACATACAAgactcaaattttaattttctgcttAATGTGATGAACATACTTATATACTGTGACAATTTTAATCGAGGCATACTGCCCTATAAAAAAATTTGGCTACCTGTTACGTAATTGTTAATAAAAATGACAGTGCCTGATGGAAATAATTTAATCGCACActtgagagggggagggggaataaTTTGCTGGTAACAAATCATACTTGTGGTTGGGGGAAGTTGTggttcaagagaaatttggaaaatagtAGGGCGATATTTTGTTGAGATAGAAAAAGTAGAGAATGCTATCAGAGAACCCGGTTTTCGTTATGATAGTTATATGATGCAATTGCAAGTGATCTCATGACTTGAAAAGCTGAATCATCTGCTTCACCAAGATTGGTGCATACTTCAATTCTTTTTCTCAGACAATTGAAAAGCCAACCGTTCTTTGAGGACACTCAGTTTATATGAAAAAGTGTACTCAACCGCCGATGTGAGTATTCAGCATTAGGCTGTTGGCCAGTCATTATGTTTATTGGCATTGTAACAGCTATAGATGCCTCATGCATTATTCAGATTTCGGAAGAAGTTACAGGCTACATACCTTACACCACCATTGAAGATTTAAAACCAGCGAAAGACTGGGTTGAGAGTTGACTAAAATACTATTGATTGGGTTCAAATCAAAGGCATGGGTTCAAACATCACACACAAGAAGCAGCcatgtttcaaagaaaagttcTTGACAGTAGAAATTTCCATACCGTGTTCATTTTATAAAAACCTACTAGAAAATTGATGTAGTGCAAAttatgaggaaaaatcacaatgTGAGACTAAAAAATCTAATGAATCCCTGAAATGAGCGAGAAAAACAATGAATGGCATGAACAGGTTAGGTTATGGTTGTGTTGTTGTTTTAGAAAGGGTCCGatccatggaccaagagaataaataaggactacCCCAACTCCCTAAGCTAACCATGTTATAAACCGTTAACAACggcgcgctcgcagcgaacctgCGCAGAGGGTGGGTGAACAACGCCACTAGCGTCCACGATCGAAACCTCATAGTAttttattccatgcaatgttctttgtttatatctatgattattttatttgttagatactttaatacattttactttcgcaaactactGAAATTGTCAATAGATAACAAACCTTCTGCAAGGTCAATGCCGAAAGACtattgatttgaagtatcttatcaaaacacagCAAAATGATTCATCAACTTCTGACGCcgaaatcaaagatacttgctaaaatcaaattaaaggtaatgacTGAAGTCAAGTtcattgattttgtgacactcattgattttttatcatacaaacactatttctcactaaaaaataTCACTTAACAGAAGGCGCTTCCGCGAAAAGTATCAATCCTGATTCTCCTCTTCGCACACTACCCcctacatacacacttcctttggcttctCAACACATTGCTTGCTGAGTAAACGgtagaaataacacttcacgTTTAATACCATTTATGTACACGAAGACAGACGAAgatggaaatgaaaatgggaaacttttcgccactaaactcttcaaaactggcAGGGCACCACGAGGATTCGAGATCTAGAAACTCTATGACACTACTgatgataagcctaaataggtgtGCATGGAGATATAAACAGGGAAACCCACTCATCGTTTAGTTCTCTACCCCTctccagggagcgctgatgtcaccctaaccggagttggggtccttattttattctcttggtccatgtcCGATCCTTCCAATCAGAGCAGTTATAGGATTTTGGAACCAATAAGATCTTGAGGTCATCTTCCAATCACAAAAGGCGTCGGGTCTGAGCCATGGCGGGAAATTCAACTTCAGTTcactacatttttttaaagaaactctTCTCCAAAATAAAACGGCTTTTCCACCATAAAACTGCGAGGGCATCACTAAGCCAGCGGGGTAGATAAAAAGGAGTATAATCTTCGACTATCTCTACCTGATTAGGCCAACTAAGAAAGGGCCAAATTGCTTTAAATAATTGAGTTCctctacttttttctttcttattcatTCAACGTGAGCCTACGCTTTGCATACCTTTTAGCGCATTACTTTGAACATTCTGCCATTCATAGTCAACAAAACTCTTTTCATGCACCAGTCTTTGGGCAGGATCCTtacgtttttaattttcatttaaaaagaaattaagacaggaagtctgaaatgtcactaaccgagatatgtggtctggGAGTTCCACCGTCAATACGTGAAGTGACAGGAGTGTCCTACTCGGTCTTTATAGCAATATCAATTACCTAGGCTGAGACAGCAAGATTTTTCATTTATACAAATTCAAAtctttttaagtgaaattgtaaaatctttttcttgtttcacaTGAaatctttgagaaaaaaaaataaatgtgaatGTACCTACGTTGCTTAATAATGCAGGTAAATCTTTCGTGAAACTATGAAACAAGGTGGGTATCTTGGTTTACAATATGGCACATCTCCAGCCACACTTTGAATACTTACTTTTTTGTTGATGAAAGGTGGTATAATAGTTCGAGTGAATTTTCTTTGCcttcctaaaaatattttttggaaattttacgcaaaaatgtCTAATATTGTTCTTATAAATAAAATGTATGTGGATGTGTtcacaaaataaatttaatcaTACTTGCTTTTTTAGATTCACCGTTGAGATACCTCTTATGTGGTGGACTTACAATTATTAAATGGTCTGGCGGGCAGGTGAGAAATTTATGATTCACAtgcctaaaaaattgaataatgctGTCTCCCAGCaatttcaaaactatttttctaACAAATGCTATTTACTACTTATTCAACAGTAAGGATAAGTATGAATAGCCACTCTTAAGATTTGCTCGTTTTACCCACTCTACTTGAGAGAAAAAAGACATGGtaaataaatacgtccatagttatttaaaaatattataataaattttgtaCAAATATACATCTAGTATTAAAACAGGTTTATTCAGCCATCATAGCTGCAACAGACTTTTTTCgctcaattttcttttggactttcctcttgattttctcctctttttcgaTCAATTCTCGTTTACGAGCGAAATTTCGAACTTTGCTGGCACGCTCTTGTCGCCTCTTCATCATTAGGTTGTACAAGTACTGTTTCTTTCTTGGAATCATTTTCTCAATCAAAGACTGTTCTTCTTTGTTGGATCTAAATTTATCGTAAGGGTTAAAACGAGGCACTTTACCGGCAGCAACAGCCATTTCTGCTTTCTGTAATCAGAACCAAGGTAATTTAACCACAAGAGTCATGAGATAATGAGTACTTAGATTAATTTGCactagaaaaattatgaaatagtTATGTTCTTTTGACGTTTCATTCTCAGAGGCAcaactttaaaaagaaaatattgaccgAGTAATAAAATGGAACACTTTTCTGTTCCGTCCCTTTTTACTGCTCACAGGTGatggtttcttttcttttctttgaaatacttccaaaaacatttaattaaaaataagtttGTATTAATAATTATCTCTAAACTATTTCTAGGTATATAAATTAAAGTATTAAATTCCAAGAAATTGCCAGTTTTTAGAAAAAGTAAGAGCCTATTTAATTGGATACTGCAAATAAAGTACATCAAGAAATAAAGAACAAAATcatatttaaaagaaatattttttaccttctcttgtctcaatttttctttcctttcctcttCAGTCAGGGCTTCATtgtctaatttttcatttcctgcGTGACTAATTTGTTCCTGCTCCATCTCATTTTCATCACcttcttcattttctgaatCACTGTTGTTTTCACTCTCatcatcttcatcttcttcttctgctgATGAAATTTCATCCGAGTCTTCCCCTGTAATAGAGGCAAAACCATGCTTCAAAACTGATGAACAAGACTAGATTTTAATACATTATGGTCACGCAATTCGAACACAAGGACACACAAACAATTAAAGAAGTGTAAATTATAGCACTAAATCACTTTTTCCTTGTAGAAACTCATTAACAATAATACATGCAACAAATTTTGTgcgtcaaattttcattgaaagagaacaaaattttaaaaaaaagttttccgtGTTGTTGTGTTCAAAGTTGTTTTGCTTTGAACCTTAAACATATGAAAGCAAATAATCTGATGATGCCTTTAATGGTTGCAAGCCTCAGGCAAGGTTCCATAATACCTTCCTTCTCTCTTATACGGCAATTAAAGACCTCAAAATTCCCTTCTCTAAGTTCTTTTACTATTCGCGAGAAGTTTCGTACATTAGTAAAGTGTGACAAACCTCTGTTGAGCATAACAGTTGGGTCATGGAGAGCCCTTTCTTCTGGTGGAACATAACGAGTGGTAGATGTGGATGAAACAAATGGAGATAAATGAGCAGGCAACTCAGCACCGATTAAATACTGATCAGTTGGGATCAATTCTCTTCGATTCACACAATCAAAAACCCATTGCGGCTGGACATAATATCTGCAAGCAAATACATTTTGATGCAAAATATAATTTAGTTAGTATCCTGAAAACTTATtcatttaaaggtatttttaaaACACTCTTTTTGAAACTACATACTTGACAGTCTGTTTTTTATTTGAGTTAAAAGAATAGAGGAATCATTTTACTCACTTCACCACGCTTCTGTGTTCAGATGATCACAGCCCTATTTTCGAACAAAAGCACCTACGCTTAACGTTCCAAGTGCAAAAAGTTAATTAACTATGCGCAGTTGgaagtttttcagttttttattttgtgtttttgacAATCATGCAATATTACAGGAcagctttttttcttaaatctaaGGATAAACATATAATTAGTCTAAAATGATCATTGTCATTATCTGATgacagaaaattcaggaaatcagGATTGCCAAAACAAACATAAGTCCAAGTAAAAGCATTTAAAGCGTGATAGAAGGATGAAACAATTCAATcgaatcatttcatttttctaagATGATGCAAGAACTCAATGgagaaaacatttgaaaaaaactctTTGATTACAATACAATGCAAAAGGGTTACTGTGTAACTTCTATTGGAAAAGAAGATGATTGTATTATGCTCAAAATGTTGTGCAAATATAAATATATGAACAGCTGTAAAATATTGGCCACATACTGCAATTAGATACATTTTTCCGTCAATGCTTCTCTATTACAAACAGTACCACAGCGCTACCTTCTTATGCCTCAGCCTTATCAGTAAAATGAGAAACTAGGGAGATTCCTTCTTACATCATAGTATCATTGATCACTTGCTCCTGTGATTATCTACGGGTAGGCTGCTCAAAACCTGCATAAGAGGCATCACAATCTCACTATCGCGAACGCATGCATTCCTATAGAATACCTataaaagattcaatttttactcaAATACCTACATATTTGATTTTACAACCATATGGTtcagtaaatttgaaaattcaagctataaagttagcGTTCAAAtcaaatatcagaaaaaattttgtaCAGCAATATTCgagattttcaaatatttactcAATGCTACTAACAATAAAAAGATTGGTTAAAGCACAACTGCATGAGAGGGGACATCTTTTACCTGgaaataaactttttttccaCACTTGGTCTATCAACGATCTGGTGAGTGATGGTTTCATCATCTTCAGAAAATGTAGCTCCTACAAAAGTTGTTTTGTCCCATGAGACTTCTGCACCAAAACAGCGCAAAATAAAGACTAACGGCTCACGGGGGACCTCTCGATTGAGGAAAACTTTCAGTCCATTGAataatgttttcaattttgccaCTTGTTCAAATTCTTTTTTCACCCTCTCTGCTTCTTCTGGATCATCGCcctagaaaaatgaaaaatgaatttgaaaatttaactacAGAAAAAACGAATAATGTTcatttgtaaattttagaaTCTTTGCTTATCAATGCATACTGCACAAATTTAGTTCAGGTGAAAGTTAATTTATTAGTTGACAACAAGGAAAGAACAACGCAAAAAGGTTAATGTGTAACTTCTGTTGGAAATGAAGATGATTGAAGATGTTGTTTAGTTTCTTTTCAAGTATAACAACAAGCCATACGATAATTGGCTTAAATGTTGGGCGCTCTGGAAGTTTGATTATCCATTTATATCAGGTGTTGCCTCTCCTCCACtctgtttttttcaggaaattaatGTTGATAATGCTTTGCAATAGCGATAATGTTTAATAGTTTTGTGGCATCAAATGAGTTTTCACGTTCTCCTCCTGCTCAGTTAGATTTCAAAGATTCTCAGGCTGCGAAGGATTACTTACATCCGGAAATTGATCCAACTCAACATCATCATCGACAGGAGCAGGCCCAGCTCTCATTAGAGGTGTATTCAGCGCAGCAACTCTTTCCATTATATAAGTTTCAGGATCTACTAGTGACTTTTCAGTTTTGGTCACTGAAATTAAAGAACACAGGAGCTAGAGATTTGTTTAAAATGTTGAGTAGAAAATTATCTGAGACatacaagttttcttttctaGAAACTTTGTAActttaaaagaagaaatgcaCGATACTATTCATACTAGGATGGGCAAGAGACACACTTGACTCAGCCtagcttttttctttttgaagaaattacagTCTGCTTAGGACTACTTTTCATGTTGTGCGTTAAagaggaaaactttgaaagataGGCGATTTCTAATCTAATTCTCATTAACATctttgggggaggggagggggattcGGAATTTTTAAAGAAGGACCACCCTCTAGCAATAAAGCTTTGAAGCAAGCTGTagaaaaagagaattttaacgaagaaagcAAGTCTCTTTCCATCACCGTTACAAAACAGAAACTGATCAGTGTTTTGTAATTTCCCATTGCATTTGGCTGCCATTCTGAATTGGTTATGGATTGAAATTTCGAGTGTTCCCTTTAAAGTTcctttc is a window from the Bemisia tabaci chromosome 5, PGI_BMITA_v3 genome containing:
- the LOC109031690 gene encoding pescadillo homolog, encoding MGKRKKKFTEGEATEYISRNVALKKLQLNLKQFRTLCILKGIYPREPKERKRAQGGKGGIKTLYAKKDIQFLLHEPNIWKLWEGQALNKKKIKAKHAGNFEHLRVLTKNKPRLKMDHIIKERYPTFIDALSDLDDCLTMCFFYATLPKFSKVPRAIVNLARRLTLEFQHAVIASRSLRKAFISVKGFYFQAEIKGQTITWIVPHQFTFNPASKLEADFGTMSTFVQFYINLLGFVNFKLFHQLNLVYPPKLNFVSVTKTEKSLVDPETYIMERVAALNTPLMRAGPAPVDDDVELDQFPDGDDPEEAERVKKEFEQVAKLKTLFNGLKVFLNREVPREPLVFILRCFGAEVSWDKTTFVGATFSEDDETITHQIVDRPSVEKKFISRYYVQPQWVFDCVNRRELIPTDQYLIGAELPAHLSPFVSSTSTTRYVPPEERALHDPTVMLNRGEDSDEISSAEEEDEDDESENNSDSENEEGDENEMEQEQISHAGNEKLDNEALTEEERKEKLRQEKKAEMAVAAGKVPRFNPYDKFRSNKEEQSLIEKMIPRKKQYLYNLMMKRRQERASKVRNFARKRELIEKEEKIKRKVQKKIERKKSVAAMMAE